A segment of the Siphonobacter curvatus genome:
CACATGCGTCGAGCCGTCGCCTGTTTTCAAAAAGAAAACGTACAGGTTAGGCCTTACCCAACGGACTTTTTCGCCTCTGAGCGACAAACTGCCTGGGATTACTTGTTGATACCGAAGGAATATAATCTATTCTGCACCTATCGCATGATGCACGAAATAGTTGGGTACGTTATGTACTGGGCCATGGGGTATCTTTCCTAAGAGGAAAACAGATAGAGTAAAGAGCCAGAGAAACAGGAGCCTCCTGCTCGATACTCTATCAGGCTAATCTTAGGAAAGAATGTGTACCATTCGTAACAGATCGTCCGAAATGGGCTTATCCTTAGTAATACATTCGATAAAGGGCGTATAAACCAGGCGATTGTTGACAATACCCGTCATTACGTTTTTCTGACCCCGGAGTAAGCCTTCAATAGCACCCAGACCCAAACGACTGGCTAGAATGCGGTCGTAAGCGGACGGAACGCCGCCCCGCTGGATGTGGCCAAGCGTTGTCACCCGAATATCCACTTCAACGTCAATACTTTTCTTAATCTTTTCGGCGATTTCGGTAGCCCGACCTTCTTTTTCTCCTTCAGCAACTACTACGATGGAAGAAGACTTCTTCTTCACAAAGCCCTGCTTCAAGGTCTTAATAACGGATGAAACGGGTTCAGAAAGATCTTCCGGTACCACCACGAACTCAGCTCCACCGCCAATACCCGATTGAATGGCAATGTAACCCGAATCGCGGCCCATTACTTCGATGAAAAATACGCGATCGTGCGAATCAGCCGTATCCCGGATTTTGTCAATCGCGTCGAGTGACGTATTTACTGCCGTATCATAGCCAATGGTATAGTCTGTTCCGTACAAATCGTTATCAATCGTACCCGGAGCACCTACCGTTGGAATTTTAAACTCATTGAAGAAAATCTCAGCTCCGGTGAAAGTACCATTTCCACCGATGGCGACTAGTCCTTCGATGCCCAAGGCTTTCAGGTTGTCGTAAGCCTGCTGGCGGCCTTCAGCCGTAGTAAAGCGACGTGAACGGGCGGACTTCAAAATAGTGCCTCCCCGTTGAATTATATTAGAGACATCGCGGGATGTCATCGGATAAATATCACCTTCGATCATGCCGCTGTACCCCCGCCGAATACCAAATACTTCAACTTTGTGGTACATGGCACCCCGTACGACCGCCCGAATGCAGGCGTTCATGCCTGGAGCATCTCCCCCGGAGGTAAACACTGCAATACGCTTCATATTTGTGGTCAAGCCCGTGTTAGATTATTTTGGTTACAAATGGGATTACGGAAGTTTTGAGCACGCTCTCGTAAACTTGATGCAAATTTACAGCTTCTTTGGCTGGATTGGCTTTATGAACTTCAAAAATCAAAGAGTTCATGGTAATTTAATAAGATTCAATCTTATTTTCCATGTTTTTACGTACATAGTGGCACACTTTATCAGTTATTTTTCGAAAATTTGGTGTGTCCTTCCATCTTAAATAAATCCAATAAACATTTATCATTATCGTACTAAATGAGAAGGGTTTTGGCCCTTGGGGAAACCCGTATGAAGAGAGTTATCACATTTATTTCTATACTTTTAGGAGGAACTGGATCTGAGGTTTCGGCTCAGTTTTTGCTGGGGCAGACGGGTAGTAACTACGCAGGCATTCACGGGATATACGCCAACCCCGCCTCGGCTGTGGACTCCCGTTACAAAGTACACGTTCACTTAGCCGGTTACGAAAACTATCTCTATAACAACTACTTAGCCTGGGAAGCTCCGTACTCACCGGTTGCCATGCTAACGAATACCGTTTCTTCCAAGTACCGGGGTCCGAGCAAAGGAATCATCTTTCGCGACCAGGAATACTTGCGGGAAAAGCTCAACGGTCGCGACAAGCACTTGCGGGCGGGGGGGGAAGTTCGGGGACCGGGTGTACTGATTACGTTGAATGAAAAAAATGCATTTTCCTTCAATACCCGTATTCGGGCCGGGGTGGCTGTAACCCATGCCTCCCAATCGGTTGCTCAGTTAATCAAAAACGGAACGACGATAGGGCGGGCTATTGAACCCGAAGATTTCGGTACGCATGTGTACGCGAACACCAACGGCATGGTCGAACTTTCGGGAAGCTACGCCCGCGTGATGTACGATGAAGACGAAGATTTTGTGAAAGTGGGCGTAACCGTGAAACGCGTCATTGGTCTGCACCAGGGACATATTCTGGGTCGGAATATTGATTATGAGTACGTTCAGGATCCCACGTACGCCACAGAAGCCGCCGTTCGTCTTAAGTCCGTAGATGCTCAGTACGGAATCACGAATGAGGGGGCTCTGCAAAGTGTTAGCTTTTCTCCGGTCTGGCTGTTGGGAAACGCTCCGGCGGGTAGCGGCTGGGGAGCCGATCTGGGAATGGTCTATGAATATCGTCCGGACGTTCGGAAGTATTCCTACCGGGATCGCTACGGAGTACACCGTGACGCAAGCAAGAATAAGTACTTGTATCGGATTAGTGTATCCTTACTGGATATAGGACGGATTTTGTACAAGAATCCCAATTACGTGGAAGCGTATAAACTACAGCGGCGGGATGCCATTTTAGCGGAGGATAACTTCACAGGGATGCAGGGAATCGATGGCTTCATGTTGGGCCTGAACCAAACCCTAAACCCTTCCGAAAGTGAACGGATCGCCTCGTATCGTACGGCTCTACCCACGCGTTTGCAGGCAAGCATTGATTACAACGTCAAGGAAAAAATATACGTCAATGCCATGCTCATGCAGGGATTCGTCTCCAATAAACGGGCCGCATTTACCATGCCCTCCGTACTGGCCGTAACGCCGCGGTACGAAGGCAAATGGGTAGAAGTAGCCATGCCGGTAGCGTTGACGGATAATTACAGCCGACTGGCTCTGGGGCTGGGAGCCCGCCTGGGTATTCTTTACTTCGGCTCGGACAATCTGCTTTCTACGCTCAATATCGGCAATCCCAAAGGAATAGAATTTTATTTTGGTGCCCAGATTCCCATCTATCAGAAAGCTCCAGAATCGAATCTGAAGTGTTACCCGCAACGGGAAAAGCGAGGCTTGTTCGGATTTCTAAAAAAGAAGTAAGTACGAATGCAAAAATCCCCGGACTGTTCAGTCCGGGGATTTTTGTTTAACTCTTAATCATTCCGATGCCGATCAACAACAGGCCCGTTCCTAGTAACAGAAAAAAACCAGGAGCCAGCCAGGTAGCCAGCGGAGCATCAATCCGTGACTGTCCGGGTTTATCGAGAGCATAGCGAATGGGCAGCGAACGTCCTTGTAAGTTGGTCCGAGTAATGCGTAAGGCGTAACTCTGACCCGCTACTTCGTAAACGATCCGGCCATCTTCTACTTGACCAAACGTGCGGCCCGTGGTTTTCATCCAGCTCCGACGTTTCTGCAAGACGGTCCAGCCAATGAGAAAGGCGATGGCTCCAATAACCGTGACGATAACTCCAAAAACTACCATTCAAGCAACGAATTAAAGAATATATTGACTCAGGTCGCGATTCTGTACCAGTCCTGCCAGCCGTTGTTCAACGAGTTCTTTCGTAACTACCACCTGAGCATTCGGTCCGATCTGATCTGGAATGTCGAAGAGTACATCGTTCAGTAACTGACTAACTACTGTTTGCAAACGACGGGCTCCGATATTTTCAACTTCCGTATTTAACTGGAACGCCACTTCGGCCAAGGCATCGAGGGCTTCTTCGTTAAAGGACAAACTTACCGATTCGGCCTGTAACATGGCTTCGTACTGGCGAGTCAGGGCGTTACGGGGTTCTTTCAAGATTCGTACAAAATCACTCTTGGTCAGGGGTTGTAATTCCACCCGAATCGGGAAACGTCCCTGTAATTCCGGAATCAAATCGCTGGGCTTGGAAACGTGAAACGCTCCTGCGGCAATGAAGAGAATGTGATCCGTATGAATAACCCCGTACTTGGTATTCACCGTCGAACCTTCCACAATGGGCAGTAAGTCCCGCTGAACGCCTTCCCGGGATACATCCGGACCGGAGCCACCACTTTTGGCGGCGACTTTATCAATTTCGTCAATGAAGATAATACCCAGGTTTTCGGCTTTGCGAATGGCCTCTTCCTTGACCTCATCCATATCAATGAGCTTGGCCGCCTCTTCGTCAATCAAAATACGTTTCGCTTCACCGATGGTTACCTTCCGCTTTTTGCGTTGCTTGGGCATCATCCCCGAAAGCATTTCCTGAATGTTCATCATGGAACTCTCGTCAATGGGACCACCCATGACACCAATGTTGGGAGAGGCACTTTGCTGAACGTCGATTTCAATTTTGCGGCTGTCCAATTCACCCGTACGAATTTTTTCGCGGAAACGCTCCCGCGTCCGTTCGTTGAGTTCCGCATCGGAGGCATTTTCGGGTGAAACACTAACGGAGGACGAATGGAAACCCGTGGGTTGTTTGACCGGTGGAATCAGGGCATCGAGGATGACCTCTTCCACGGATTGAGCCGCCCGTTCTTTCACCGACTCTTTTTTGGCCGCCCGTACCATATGAATGGCCTGTTCCACCAGATCGCGTACCATGCTTTCCACATCGCGACCTACATATCCTACTTCTGTAAATTTAGAAGCTTCCACTTTGGTAAAGGGAGCATCGGCAAGCTGGGCGAGCCGGCGGGCAATTTCGGTTTTCCCGCAACCCGTAGGCCCAATCATCAAGATATTGTTGGGCATGATTTCCCGCTGCATTTCTGCGGCAGCGTTCATCCGACGCCAGCGATTCCGCAGGGCGATGGCCACATTTTTCTTCGCTTCGTGCTGACCAATGATGTATTTATCTAATTCCGCCACGATCTGACGGGGGGTAAGTGCTTCGAGACTTTTGGCTTCTCCGGGAGTCATAGATGAATTTCTGTAAAACGGTACATTCCTGGTTATTCAAATGGAGTACGCAGGAAAAATCAACAAATGTGTCAGCAAAACGAATGAATGTTAAAGCTGACAAGATGGCAACGGCACACAACGAATCTGCAACAAGTAAGCGATACAAAGATGGTACCAGAAACCAGATTCTAAAAAATCATGCGGGCTGACAGACCAGCAAAGGTGTAATTTTGGCGGTATCTTGTCAGGCCATCGGACGGGATACCGCCTGACCATACGTCACTTTTCTAAACCTATTTTTCATATGGCTGTCCGTTACGATACCGTTCGTAGTCTGGCCCTGGAATACCCCCACGTAAGCGAAGGACTTGCCTATGGGACGCCTTCGCTTCATTTGGGCCGCAAATTACTTGGTCGTTTACAGGAAGACGGCCAAACACTGGTCATGAAGCTGAATCCCGAGGAACGAGAAACGTACCTGGAACAGGCTCCTGATACCTTTTTTCTGACGGATCATTACCGAAATCATCCCGTCATCCTGGTAGATTTGACGCTGGTGCAATTGGAAGATGTGGTGCTGCTGGTAGAGAAAGCCTGGCGGTTTCTGGCCTCAGCCCGGCAACTGAAAGCGTACGGACAGAGAGTAGGGAAGCAATGAATTGACAATCAAGAGTTAAACGTAAAATTTTTAACGTCTGTTGTAGCTGATCTTACCGCATGCCAGCGTTTATTAAACGTATACGTCCAGCAAGCTGCATATCAAAATCAGATTTCATACCCCTTCATCGCTTTGCTTATGAGAAAGTGTATTTGGCTGGCTTTACTTGGGTTAGCTCTAGGCGGTTTTTCTTGTCAACGGGCAGCCTTAGATCCCACCTACAAGCCGGTGCTTTTTGTTATGAAAAAAGGCGATCAATGTCTGATGCTTACGGAAGGGCAAGCCTGGCCCGGCACCCCGTTATTTGACCCGAACCAAAAGGTGCAGTACTTGCTGGATAATCAGCCCACGGGGAATACGCAACTTTTAAAAGCGTTGTTAGCCCAACAGCAAATCAGCAAAATCATGGTTGGAGAGTCCCCGCGAAAAAAAGAAAAAATGATAGCGTTTACTACCAGGCCCTAAGCTCGAATCAATAAAGAAATGCGGGCTATGTGGAAGGTCTTTTTCGTCACGAGAAAAGACAAAATCAGTACACGGTCGTTGCTGATGAAACGACGAGTCTTTGGTTGGACAAAATATCTTCCTTTACGGCAACGTTAAGGCTAAAGCAAGTCCTTGCGGCCCCCGTATTAATTTTTACTTAGGATTGAACTTTCTTTTTGGCAAATCCTTTAAAAACTACAAATTTTGTAGGGAGAATCGTTTGATTTAGAGGGCTTGTCGGGGAATTATGCAAGAAGTCAAAAAAGGAATTATACAAGGAGTAATTATACTAGTGGCCTTCCTCTACCTGGCCAAATTATTTTACTTACAAGTGATTGATGAAGGCTACTCGGAAGCAGCCGTAAGCAATGCTATTGAGCAGGTCGTCCAGATTCCGTATCGGGGTCAGATTTACGACCGAAAAGGCAATTTGATTGTCTACAACACACCGACCTACGATTTGTTCATCACCCCCAAAAAAGCCCGCATTCCGGATACCCTTCGTCTGTGCAATTTGCTGGGGGTTACCAAAGTGCAGTTTGACAGTATGTACAACGTGGCCAAGACGTATTCCAAGTTTAAGCCTTCCTTGTTCATGCGTCAGCTTTCCGTCGAGGATTTTGCTCGTATTCAGGATGCCATGGTGGATTATCCTGGTTTCACTTTCGAAACCAGTGCGTTCCGTACCTACAATACATCGGCTCTGGCGAATACGCTCGGGTACGTAGCGGAGGTAAGCCCCAAACAACTGGAAGATCAGGAAGAACGCGGTGAAAATTACTACCGTCAGGGGGACTACATCGGACAAAGCGGTCTGGAAAAACAGTACGAGGAAACCCTTCGGGGTCGTCGCGGGATGAAGTACATCATGAAAGACGTACACGGCGTAGTGAAAGGGCCCTGGAAAGGGGGAGCGGCGGACGTTGTTCCCATTGCTGGAAAGAACTTGTATACTTCGCTGGATGTAGAATTGCAGCAGTACGCGGATAGTTTGTTTCAGAACAAATCGGGTAGTTTGGTGGCGATTGATCCCAGTACCGGCGAAATCCTGGCCATGGTATCGGCTCCCACGTACGATCCAAAAATGTTATCGGGACGGAGTTACTCTAAAAACTATCAAAAACTGGCTCTGAATCCGTTCAATCCCCTGCTTAACCGAGCCTTACAGGGTACCTACCGACCAGGTTCGACATTTAAAACCATCGAAACGCTGGTGGGTTTGCAGGACGGAGCCATTACGCCCAGTACGGTGTTGGGGCACTCGGGTATCCGCATGAACTGTCACTGCGGAAGTAGTTCAAGTACGCTGCACCGGGCCATTCAGATGTCCTGTAACCCGTATTTCTACCACGTATTCCGGCGAATCATTTACAACAACGACGAAACTAACGTTTTCAAGAAATCGAAAGTAGGGTTGACCCGCTGGCACGATCGGGTTGCCAAGTTCGGAATTGGCCAAAAACTAGGCGTGGATTTACCCTACGAACGCAAGGGACTCTTGCCGGATGTCGAGTACTACAACAAACGTAACAAAGGCGAAAACAATTGGAAATTCTCCAACATCTACTCCGTGGGTATTGGAGAAGGTGAGTTGCTGGTAACGCCGCTGAAACTGGCCAACGTGGCCGCCATTATCGCCAACCGCGGCTGGTACATCACGCCGCACCTGGTTCGGGCCATTGGTAACCCCAAGGGCGATCCACTGCCCGAGTTCAAAGAAAAACATTCGGTAGATATTGATTACCGGCACTTCGAAACCCTGATTGCGGGTATGTCAGATGCCGTTCGGGCGGGTACGGTGATGCGGGCCGCCTACATTCCGGACCTTGAAATCTGCGGAAAGACGGGAACTTCGCAAAACCCGAAAGGCCCTGCGGATAACTCCGTATTCATCTGCTTTGCTCCGCGTAACAATCCTAAAATTGCGATTGCCGCGGTGGTCGATTACGGAAAGTGGGGGGGGACGACTTCGGCTCCCATTGCCATGATGGTGGCCGAGAAGTACATCAAGGGAACCGTGAGCCATAAAGGACTGGAGCGGGAACTGATGAACAAAAATCTCCTGTACCTGCCGCCGCCTTCTCCCAAGAAAAAGCCAACGCCTCTGCTGCCCAAAGACCGGATTCTGATTGTAGAAAATGGAAAAGTGAAATCGGTACCGACGACTAAATCAGCTTACCCCCAGTTTTCGGTATATGATTTCATTACGATGCAATAGGTAAGGTTTGAATCATCTTTTAAAGAATAAGAAATTGGCTTCCCGCGAGAATAGTGTTTTAAACCGACTGGACTGGATTACCGTAGCCCTGTACGTGGCCTGCGTGGTGGTAGGCTGGCTGAATATCTACGCCGCTGTTTATAATCCCGAACAACCCATCAGTATTTTTAATTTCGATACGAATTCCGGGAAACAGCTGGTATTCGCGGGTTTTGCCGTTTTTATTATCATTGCCATTCTGGTGATTGATTACCGATTCTGGGAAACGTTCGCTTTTTTCATTTACGGATTCGTCCTGCTGCTGCTGATTGCCGTACTCTTTCTGGGGGCTAATATCAAAGGTTCGCACTCTTGGTTCCGGATCGGACCGATCGGTTTTCAGCCCGCTGAGGTCGCGAAGATGGCCACGGCTTTGGCGATAGCGAAGTACCTCAGCACGCCCGGAACCAATCTTACCCGGTTCAAGGATCAACTGAACGTGGGAATCTTCATGCTGATTCCAATGATTTTGATTCGAATTTCCGACGAAACGGGTCAGGCTCTGGTGATTGTAGGCTTGCTACTGATGCTGTATCGGGAAGGGCTGCCGGGGATTTATCCACTCATCATCATTGTGGCGGCAACGTTACTGGTTCTTTCGCTGACCGTCGAAACCCTAAACATTGCTATTGGACTGGCCGTTGTCGGGGCTTTAGTCATCTTTTTTCTACCCCGCTACCAGCGAAACCGAAAGACGTATACGGCCATGGGGCTCATTTACGTGGGGTGTATTTGCATGGTATTAGCGACGGATTTTATTATTAACGACGTGCTGGCTCCCCACCAGCGGTCCCGAATTGAAGTACTGATCGATCCCAACAGCCATAAACGCGGGGCGGGCTGGAACGTGATTCAGTCCAAAATTGCGATTGGTTCGGGGGGGATTTTCGGGAAAGGCTTCCTGCAGGGTACACAAACCAAGTTTGACTTTGTACCCGAGCAAAGTACCGACTTTATTTTCTGTACCGTAGGGGAGGAGCACGGGTTTATGGGTAGTATACTCGTCATTGGTCTACTGGTTGGGTTGATCCTGCGATTAATCGTACTGGCTGAACGACAACGCATTAAGTTTGCCCGCGTGTACGGCTACGGCGTTATCTCGATATTTTTCTTTCACTTTCTGGTCAATATTGGCATGACCATTGGGTTGATGCCAGTCATTGGCATTCCTTTGCCTTTCTTCAGTTATGGCGGGTCAAGCTTATGGTCCTTCACCATTTTGCTATTCATTTTTCTAAAGCTTGACGCTCAGCGTTCTCAAATTATGTCCCGGGTGTAAGCGTGCCAACCGCCAGACCATTCCTTTTCACCTTTCAGCCTAAAGTGGTGGGCGGGTTGACCGGGATCGGCGTATTTGGGAGGAACAACTTCCTACGCCTATGCCGATCCTGCAAACCCACCAATTGGAATTTTATTTCCGCAAGGGTCAACCGATTGTTCGT
Coding sequences within it:
- the pfkA gene encoding 6-phosphofructokinase, producing the protein MKRIAVFTSGGDAPGMNACIRAVVRGAMYHKVEVFGIRRGYSGMIEGDIYPMTSRDVSNIIQRGGTILKSARSRRFTTAEGRQQAYDNLKALGIEGLVAIGGNGTFTGAEIFFNEFKIPTVGAPGTIDNDLYGTDYTIGYDTAVNTSLDAIDKIRDTADSHDRVFFIEVMGRDSGYIAIQSGIGGGAEFVVVPEDLSEPVSSVIKTLKQGFVKKKSSSIVVVAEGEKEGRATEIAEKIKKSIDVEVDIRVTTLGHIQRGGVPSAYDRILASRLGLGAIEGLLRGQKNVMTGIVNNRLVYTPFIECITKDKPISDDLLRMVHILS
- a CDS encoding DUF5723 family protein, with amino-acid sequence MKRVITFISILLGGTGSEVSAQFLLGQTGSNYAGIHGIYANPASAVDSRYKVHVHLAGYENYLYNNYLAWEAPYSPVAMLTNTVSSKYRGPSKGIIFRDQEYLREKLNGRDKHLRAGGEVRGPGVLITLNEKNAFSFNTRIRAGVAVTHASQSVAQLIKNGTTIGRAIEPEDFGTHVYANTNGMVELSGSYARVMYDEDEDFVKVGVTVKRVIGLHQGHILGRNIDYEYVQDPTYATEAAVRLKSVDAQYGITNEGALQSVSFSPVWLLGNAPAGSGWGADLGMVYEYRPDVRKYSYRDRYGVHRDASKNKYLYRISVSLLDIGRILYKNPNYVEAYKLQRRDAILAEDNFTGMQGIDGFMLGLNQTLNPSESERIASYRTALPTRLQASIDYNVKEKIYVNAMLMQGFVSNKRAAFTMPSVLAVTPRYEGKWVEVAMPVALTDNYSRLALGLGARLGILYFGSDNLLSTLNIGNPKGIEFYFGAQIPIYQKAPESNLKCYPQREKRGLFGFLKKK
- the hslU gene encoding ATP-dependent protease ATPase subunit HslU; the protein is MTPGEAKSLEALTPRQIVAELDKYIIGQHEAKKNVAIALRNRWRRMNAAAEMQREIMPNNILMIGPTGCGKTEIARRLAQLADAPFTKVEASKFTEVGYVGRDVESMVRDLVEQAIHMVRAAKKESVKERAAQSVEEVILDALIPPVKQPTGFHSSSVSVSPENASDAELNERTRERFREKIRTGELDSRKIEIDVQQSASPNIGVMGGPIDESSMMNIQEMLSGMMPKQRKKRKVTIGEAKRILIDEEAAKLIDMDEVKEEAIRKAENLGIIFIDEIDKVAAKSGGSGPDVSREGVQRDLLPIVEGSTVNTKYGVIHTDHILFIAAGAFHVSKPSDLIPELQGRFPIRVELQPLTKSDFVRILKEPRNALTRQYEAMLQAESVSLSFNEEALDALAEVAFQLNTEVENIGARRLQTVVSQLLNDVLFDIPDQIGPNAQVVVTKELVEQRLAGLVQNRDLSQYIL
- a CDS encoding MmcQ/YjbR family DNA-binding protein, which gives rise to MAVRYDTVRSLALEYPHVSEGLAYGTPSLHLGRKLLGRLQEDGQTLVMKLNPEERETYLEQAPDTFFLTDHYRNHPVILVDLTLVQLEDVVLLVEKAWRFLASARQLKAYGQRVGKQ
- the mrdA gene encoding penicillin-binding protein 2 produces the protein MQEVKKGIIQGVIILVAFLYLAKLFYLQVIDEGYSEAAVSNAIEQVVQIPYRGQIYDRKGNLIVYNTPTYDLFITPKKARIPDTLRLCNLLGVTKVQFDSMYNVAKTYSKFKPSLFMRQLSVEDFARIQDAMVDYPGFTFETSAFRTYNTSALANTLGYVAEVSPKQLEDQEERGENYYRQGDYIGQSGLEKQYEETLRGRRGMKYIMKDVHGVVKGPWKGGAADVVPIAGKNLYTSLDVELQQYADSLFQNKSGSLVAIDPSTGEILAMVSAPTYDPKMLSGRSYSKNYQKLALNPFNPLLNRALQGTYRPGSTFKTIETLVGLQDGAITPSTVLGHSGIRMNCHCGSSSSTLHRAIQMSCNPYFYHVFRRIIYNNDETNVFKKSKVGLTRWHDRVAKFGIGQKLGVDLPYERKGLLPDVEYYNKRNKGENNWKFSNIYSVGIGEGELLVTPLKLANVAAIIANRGWYITPHLVRAIGNPKGDPLPEFKEKHSVDIDYRHFETLIAGMSDAVRAGTVMRAAYIPDLEICGKTGTSQNPKGPADNSVFICFAPRNNPKIAIAAVVDYGKWGGTTSAPIAMMVAEKYIKGTVSHKGLERELMNKNLLYLPPPSPKKKPTPLLPKDRILIVENGKVKSVPTTKSAYPQFSVYDFITMQ
- the rodA gene encoding rod shape-determining protein RodA, coding for MNHLLKNKKLASRENSVLNRLDWITVALYVACVVVGWLNIYAAVYNPEQPISIFNFDTNSGKQLVFAGFAVFIIIAILVIDYRFWETFAFFIYGFVLLLLIAVLFLGANIKGSHSWFRIGPIGFQPAEVAKMATALAIAKYLSTPGTNLTRFKDQLNVGIFMLIPMILIRISDETGQALVIVGLLLMLYREGLPGIYPLIIIVAATLLVLSLTVETLNIAIGLAVVGALVIFFLPRYQRNRKTYTAMGLIYVGCICMVLATDFIINDVLAPHQRSRIEVLIDPNSHKRGAGWNVIQSKIAIGSGGIFGKGFLQGTQTKFDFVPEQSTDFIFCTVGEEHGFMGSILVIGLLVGLILRLIVLAERQRIKFARVYGYGVISIFFFHFLVNIGMTIGLMPVIGIPLPFFSYGGSSLWSFTILLFIFLKLDAQRSQIMSRV